Proteins encoded in a region of the Carassius carassius chromosome 49, fCarCar2.1, whole genome shotgun sequence genome:
- the setd9 gene encoding SET domain-containing protein 9 produces the protein MIKSLYKAFEVRWKSYRHRFVPWMALNLQKNERTLRQVKNRSQDKLVEDEEVFGSLVCLFTELLKNDLKNQSELLRFLPQANRDKYTNVRNETRDAPSSVMLNALGFRIERKRSSLRLAGTGVFVTRGRAPRGSVVAMYPGTIYQADEPIFFQSIRNPFVFRCIDGVLIDGNDRALSKTVYRSCSGRDRLGPLCLSDCSWLTSDPVNPLAVGQYVNNCSNEKAANVCYQEYDVPEGFPLELRQFLPNVNYRADTQRPLRCVVLVSLREINCGEELFSNYYTIVH, from the exons ATGATTAAATCTCTTTATAAAGCGTTTGAGGTCAGGTGGAAATCCTACAGGCACAGATTTGTCCCCTGGATGGCGTTAAATCTGCAGAAAAATGAGAG aACTCTTCGTCAGGTGAAGAATCGATCGCAAGATAAGTTAGTCGAAGATGAGGAGGTGTTCGGATCTCTTGTTTGTTTATTCACTGAACTCCTGAAAAACGATCTGAAGAATCAAAGCGAGCTGCTCCGGTTCCTCCCTCAGGCGAACCGCGACAAGTACACTAACGTTCGGAATGAAACACGCGATGCTCCGTCTTCAGTGATGTTGAACGCTCTGGGCTTCCGGATCGAGCGGAAGCGCAGCTCTCTGCGTTTGGCGGGAACTGGCGTCTTTGTAACGCGGGGACGCGCGCCGAGAGGAAGTGTTGTGGCGATGTATCCAG GAACCATCTATCAGGCGGATGAGCCCATCTTCTTCCAGTCGATCAGAAATCCCTTTGTGTTTCGATGCATTGATGGTGTTTTGATTGATGGGAACGACAGAGCGCTCTCGAAGACTGTGTACCG ATCGTGTAGCGGACGGGACAGACTCGGCCCCTTGTGTCTGAGCGACTGCTCCTGGCTGACCTCTGACCCCGTGAACCCTCTCGCCGTGGGACAGTATGTCAACAACTGCTCTAACG AAAAAGCTGCGAACGTCTGCTATCAGGAGTATGACGTGCCTGAAGGGTTTCCTCTCGAGCTCCGTCAGTTCCTGCCCAATGTAAACTACAGAGCTGACACTCAAAG ACCTTTGCGCTGTGTGGTTCTTGTGTCACTGAGAGAGATTAACTGTGGTGAAGAGCTCTTCTCCAACTACTACACAATTGTGCattga